Proteins co-encoded in one Acidobacteriota bacterium genomic window:
- the pncB gene encoding nicotinate phosphoribosyltransferase, protein MNVNLAERAHNHNWKLDPIVRSLLDTDFYKLLMLQFIWKNFPDVHVTSETSNRTTSVRLAEHIPTTALVEQMEHVRQLRFRRSEMIWLAGNTFYGTRSIFEPDFLEWLENGFRLSDYEIFEHGGQIGLRFSGLWTEVTMWEVYGLALMSEMKTRSALSKLSELELDILYARAKTRLWDKIEKLQHVPDLSISEFGTRRRHSFLWQEYAVMVMRAGLGKALSGTSNTYLAYKHDLEAMGTNAHELPMALAALSKDDAELHASQYRVLELWQKSYGGELLIMLPDTFGTTQFLQGAPDWVADWTGQRTDSKDPFVAGDEYIAWLMSRGRDAQRKRLIASDGLDVNDIIELHRYFDGRIRFSAGWGTLLTNDFRGCHPRGESDLDPISLVCKLMTVNGRPAVKLSDNAHKATGPEQEIERYRRVFGSVAVEGAEVVV, encoded by the coding sequence ATGAACGTCAACCTGGCCGAGCGGGCGCATAACCACAACTGGAAGCTCGATCCAATCGTGCGATCGCTGCTCGACACGGACTTCTACAAGCTGCTGATGTTGCAGTTCATCTGGAAGAACTTTCCCGATGTCCATGTCACCTCTGAGACCAGCAACCGCACCACTTCGGTGCGCCTGGCTGAACATATTCCAACCACAGCACTGGTCGAGCAGATGGAGCACGTCCGCCAGCTTCGCTTCCGGCGAAGCGAGATGATCTGGCTGGCCGGCAATACCTTTTACGGTACGCGCAGCATCTTCGAGCCGGACTTTCTGGAGTGGCTGGAGAATGGTTTCCGCCTCTCCGATTACGAGATCTTCGAGCACGGCGGGCAAATTGGCCTGCGCTTCTCCGGCCTGTGGACAGAGGTCACGATGTGGGAGGTTTACGGTCTGGCGCTGATGAGCGAGATGAAGACCCGTTCTGCACTAAGCAAGCTCAGCGAACTGGAACTTGACATCCTGTACGCTCGCGCCAAGACCCGTCTCTGGGACAAGATCGAAAAGCTTCAGCATGTCCCGGATCTCAGCATCTCGGAGTTCGGCACGCGCCGCCGTCACAGCTTTCTGTGGCAGGAATACGCCGTGATGGTAATGCGGGCGGGACTGGGCAAAGCTCTTTCCGGTACCTCAAACACGTACCTTGCCTACAAGCACGACCTTGAAGCTATGGGAACCAATGCGCATGAGCTTCCCATGGCGCTGGCTGCACTCTCAAAAGACGACGCAGAACTGCACGCCTCGCAGTACCGCGTGCTGGAGCTGTGGCAGAAGAGCTATGGCGGCGAGCTGCTTATTATGTTGCCCGACACTTTCGGCACGACCCAGTTTCTGCAGGGAGCGCCGGACTGGGTGGCTGACTGGACCGGCCAACGCACCGACTCAAAAGACCCATTCGTCGCGGGAGACGAGTACATTGCATGGTTGATGAGCCGTGGTCGCGATGCACAACGCAAACGCCTTATCGCCTCCGATGGGCTTGATGTCAACGACATCATCGAGCTTCACCGATACTTCGACGGCAGGATTCGTTTTAGTGCGGGGTGGGGAACGCTGTTGACGAATGATTTCCGCGGCTGCCATCCTCGCGGCGAGAGCGATCTCGATCCCATTAGTCTCGTCTGCAAGCTGATGACGGTGAATGGCCGGCCCGCGGTGAAGTTGAGCGACAACGCGCACAAGGCCACCGGGCCTGAGCAGGAGATTGAGCGCTACCGCCGTGTCTTCGGAAGCGTCGCCGTGGAAGGTGCGGAGGTTGTGGTTTAG
- a CDS encoding 1-acyl-sn-glycerol-3-phosphate acyltransferase — protein sequence MSVLRSLVRSVHLAGYFARYGAELLIKRPSTREARAEWLHRFAASAIKGLGIEIEASGDFPECGALISNHLSYLDIVVLAAIHPCVFVSKAEVASYPMLGWMTTMAGTVYVERGRGGSALKARAGMEAALNAGLPVVFFPEGTTSDGSGLLRFHSGLLAQVLAAGAQVTAGHICYRMDADNGDATVSDDICYWSDDAQLVPHIFKLLGLRGIRAQVKFADAPIRFSSDAEHRKRAALEAWVAVGELSQRAAHVHPV from the coding sequence GTGAGTGTTCTACGGTCGTTGGTTCGGAGTGTTCATCTTGCGGGATATTTTGCAAGGTACGGAGCGGAGCTTCTGATCAAGCGGCCATCGACGCGCGAAGCTCGTGCAGAATGGCTGCACCGTTTCGCAGCAAGCGCTATCAAAGGGCTAGGCATTGAGATCGAAGCCAGCGGAGATTTTCCTGAATGCGGCGCGTTGATTTCGAATCACCTCAGCTATCTCGACATTGTGGTTCTCGCAGCGATTCATCCATGCGTCTTTGTATCCAAGGCTGAGGTCGCTTCCTATCCTATGCTGGGCTGGATGACGACGATGGCCGGGACTGTATATGTCGAACGCGGCCGTGGAGGCTCGGCGTTGAAGGCGCGGGCAGGAATGGAGGCCGCTCTCAATGCAGGATTGCCGGTGGTCTTTTTCCCGGAAGGGACGACGTCGGACGGAAGCGGCCTGCTCAGATTCCACAGCGGGCTTCTGGCGCAGGTCCTTGCTGCCGGCGCTCAGGTGACGGCGGGACATATTTGCTACAGGATGGATGCCGACAATGGAGATGCCACGGTTTCGGACGATATCTGCTATTGGAGCGATGATGCGCAGCTTGTTCCGCACATCTTCAAGTTGTTGGGGCTGCGGGGCATTCGCGCCCAGGTGAAGTTCGCAGACGCGCCCATCAGATTCTCATCCGACGCGGAGCATCGTAAACGAGCTGCGCTGGAGGCCTGGGTGGCGGTTGGCGAGTTGTCGCAGCGGGCAGCGCATGTGCACCCTGTCTGA
- a CDS encoding DUF2062 domain-containing protein: protein MGATPERLAWSIAAGVVIGINPLLGSTTVLCLAVAFIFRLNVAASQVGNHIVYPLELLLFIPFLRVGSIVFHTAALPLAPAAIFEAARKHPIDLVREIWRWEWHALVVWVVLSVLVAPLIAIALTPLLRRLLARVQQRQYPILH, encoded by the coding sequence ATGGGTGCGACACCCGAGCGGCTGGCATGGAGTATCGCCGCAGGCGTCGTTATCGGCATCAATCCGCTGCTTGGGAGTACAACGGTACTCTGCCTCGCCGTAGCATTTATCTTTCGCCTGAACGTAGCAGCCTCGCAGGTAGGAAACCACATCGTCTACCCGCTGGAGCTTTTGCTGTTTATCCCTTTCCTGCGAGTGGGGAGCATCGTCTTCCACACGGCCGCACTTCCACTGGCGCCGGCAGCGATTTTTGAGGCCGCGCGCAAACATCCGATCGACCTGGTGCGAGAGATATGGCGCTGGGAGTGGCACGCACTTGTCGTGTGGGTCGTACTGTCAGTTCTTGTGGCACCGTTGATTGCGATTGCACTGACACCACTTCTGCGCCGGCTCCTGGCGCGAGTCCAGCAGCGTCAATACCCAATCCTCCACTGA
- a CDS encoding nuclease — MQKFGRVIRFVVASAMVPLFVVQPSFPWGADGHRMINRLAAANLPKDVPAFLRNGNALDMMEYMGPEPDRWRNKAVPELGDEQAPEHFMDMEYLDLVGGTLPKKRYDFIRALAKAQAAHPEMQLQPEVVGLLPYITEEVWQRLRNSMHEYRRLLAAGEDTKPVETAILFYASWLGHYVADGSQPLHTTTKYNGWTGDNPNGYTTDHKIHSQFESLFVTANIKPSDIAPMVAAAQPKVLNDEWADFLSYLHDTSTQVEKVYQLEKAGGFIGAGSPEAKAFTEERLAAGAIELRDMIYTAWVRSGDPVEEYRGPK, encoded by the coding sequence ATGCAGAAATTCGGACGCGTGATTCGTTTTGTGGTGGCCTCCGCCATGGTGCCTTTGTTCGTTGTGCAACCCTCGTTCCCGTGGGGAGCTGATGGGCACAGAATGATCAACCGTCTGGCCGCAGCGAATCTGCCGAAGGACGTTCCCGCGTTTCTGCGTAACGGCAATGCTCTCGACATGATGGAGTACATGGGGCCGGAGCCGGACCGCTGGCGCAACAAGGCTGTTCCAGAGCTGGGCGACGAGCAGGCACCGGAACACTTCATGGACATGGAGTATCTTGATCTCGTTGGTGGAACACTGCCGAAGAAGCGGTACGACTTTATTCGTGCCCTTGCAAAGGCACAGGCGGCGCACCCTGAGATGCAGTTGCAGCCTGAGGTTGTAGGACTGCTGCCGTACATCACAGAAGAAGTGTGGCAGCGGCTACGCAACAGCATGCACGAGTACCGTCGTCTACTGGCGGCAGGTGAGGACACCAAACCCGTCGAGACCGCTATCCTGTTTTACGCGTCATGGCTGGGCCACTATGTCGCCGATGGATCGCAGCCGTTGCATACGACGACGAAGTACAACGGGTGGACCGGCGACAATCCCAATGGCTACACCACAGACCACAAGATTCACTCGCAGTTTGAATCGCTCTTCGTGACAGCGAATATCAAACCTTCGGACATTGCGCCGATGGTTGCTGCGGCACAGCCGAAGGTGTTGAACGACGAGTGGGCAGACTTTCTGAGCTATCTACACGATACGTCGACTCAGGTGGAGAAGGTCTATCAGCTTGAGAAGGCGGGCGGCTTCATCGGAGCCGGATCGCCGGAGGCGAAGGCGTTCACCGAAGAGCGGCTTGCGGCAGGGGCCATTGAGTTGCGCGACATGATCTACACGGCCTGGGTTCGTAGCGGTGACCCGGTGGAGGAGTACCGCGGGCCGAAGTAA
- a CDS encoding deoxyhypusine synthase, translated as MPTKKELLAQPIQHIDIKQHNVVALVDAMQSMAFSSRDTARAASIYEMMLRDTDCGVILCLAGSLISAGLQKVIVDLVRNNMVDAIVSTGANIVDQDFFEALGFNHYIAGDEYKYGHEDNTLRELMIDRIYDTFIDEEELRLCDETTHQITNSLDPRPYSSREFIREMGAYLAKNGKTPQAGGRDSIVLAAYEKNVPIFCPAFSDCSAGFGLVAHQHARQGKLSVSIDSAKDFYELTQLKIANPTTGLLMIGGGVPKNFAQDIVVAADILGVDASMHKYAIQITVADARDGALSGSTLKEASSWGKVDTTYEQMVYSEATMALPLVAGYAFHKNAQANRKGKKWAAILDQVAVTA; from the coding sequence ATGCCTACGAAAAAAGAACTCCTCGCCCAGCCCATCCAGCACATCGACATCAAGCAGCATAACGTTGTGGCACTCGTCGATGCCATGCAGTCGATGGCCTTCAGTTCGCGCGATACCGCTCGCGCCGCTTCCATCTACGAAATGATGCTCCGCGACACCGACTGCGGCGTCATCCTGTGCCTCGCTGGTTCGCTGATCTCGGCCGGACTACAGAAGGTCATCGTCGACCTCGTGCGCAACAACATGGTCGATGCCATCGTCTCGACCGGCGCCAACATCGTCGACCAGGATTTCTTCGAGGCGCTCGGCTTCAACCACTACATCGCCGGCGACGAGTATAAGTACGGCCACGAGGACAACACGCTTCGCGAGCTGATGATCGACCGCATCTACGACACGTTCATCGACGAGGAAGAGCTGCGCCTCTGCGACGAGACGACGCACCAGATCACCAACTCGCTCGATCCGCGCCCCTACAGCTCGCGCGAGTTCATCCGCGAGATGGGCGCCTACCTCGCGAAGAACGGCAAGACTCCCCAGGCAGGCGGACGCGATTCCATCGTTCTGGCCGCGTACGAGAAGAACGTGCCAATCTTCTGCCCAGCCTTCTCGGACTGTTCAGCCGGCTTCGGCCTCGTCGCCCACCAGCACGCTCGTCAGGGCAAGCTCTCGGTCTCGATCGACTCGGCAAAGGACTTCTACGAGCTCACCCAGTTGAAGATCGCCAATCCCACCACCGGGCTGCTGATGATTGGCGGCGGCGTGCCGAAGAACTTCGCGCAGGACATCGTCGTGGCCGCAGACATCCTCGGCGTCGATGCCTCGATGCACAAGTATGCCATCCAGATCACGGTGGCCGACGCCCGTGACGGCGCACTGTCTGGCTCGACACTGAAGGAGGCCTCAAGCTGGGGCAAGGTCGACACCACCTACGAGCAGATGGTCTACTCCGAAGCCACCATGGCACTCCCGCTGGTCGCAGGCTACGCCTTCCACAAAAACGCCCAGGCAAATCGCAAGGGCAAGAAGTGGGCAGCCATACTGGATCAGGTGGCAGTAACCGCATAG